Proteins encoded together in one Apteryx mantelli isolate bAptMan1 unplaced genomic scaffold, bAptMan1.hap1 HAP1_SCAFFOLD_20, whole genome shotgun sequence window:
- the LOC136996084 gene encoding uncharacterized protein, with translation MEILREELWLQCTAALAEFPMNGGSARELKVWGLIRMLLRRAREERETWKAAREALRGSGIRVGSTEIEGAAEETAPEGGEERVEEQGEEQRDGGLVMPAGLGEEASRAPPPHYPWDKLRQADRAGQPCPVAPSEPEGEGERGENERENERENERENERENERGRIRTLNEWLPGALMVPDKSWNQGESAAKDGAGDRERGRRRVTFDSTRRASGRERVSEDEMDSLTRRFQEVYRGGEREGGVRAEEVEEDVEIGLEQALRLLRRLEREVQKQQRMLQRLADTRSQDGSSGEKPRAELYLPDWQLSAGAVTLRGLKLTAPPETPSALPVRLAPGGLIEWTPIDPKAVYEELGKLVKVEPPWTKIKQTHAESFTEFCDRLQRAIAESDLPPEAQGPVMMECLWQQSDAMTQDILKTIPKGTPLSVVICTVLQKQNQGTAAAQALVTAVDQMRKGPQRCFSCGYHREEGRRQMGCCCMAALMFIAGFMIPGTAESYWRR, from the exons atggagattctgcgggaggaactgtggctgcaatgcacagcagcgctggcggagttcccgatgaacgggggatccgcgagggagttaaaggtgtgggggctgataagaatgctcctgcggagagcgagggaggaacgggagacgtggaaggcggctagagaggcacttagagggagtgggatacgcgtggggtcgacggagatagagggagcggcggaggagacggcgccagaggggggagaggagcgggtcgaagagcaaggggaggaacaacgggacggaggtctggtgatgccagccgggctgggagaagaggcttcgcgtgcccctccaccacactacccctgggacaagttgcgacaggcagacagagcaggacaaccttgccctgtcgcgcccagtgagcccgagggggaaggagaaaggggggagaatgagcgagagaatgagcgagagaatgagcgagagaatgagcgagagaatgagcgagggagaatacgaacactgaatgagtggctccccggggcactcatggtacctgataagagctggaatcagggcgagtcagcggccaaagatggcgccggggacagagaaagagggcggaggagagtcaccttcgatagtacgagacgagccagtgggagggaacgggtgagcgaggatgagatggacagccttacaaggcggtttcaagaagtctatcgggggggggagcgcgagggaggcgtgagagcggaggaggtggaggaggatgtggagataggactagagcaggcgctgcggctcctgcggaggctggagagagaagtacaaaaacaacagcggatgctgcagcgactggccgacacacgatcccaggacggttccagtggcgaaaagccccgagccgagttatacctgccagattggcaactatcagcgggggcggtgacattacggggtcttaaactcacggcaccccctgaaacgccgtcggcgctgccggtacgcctggcgcccggagggctcatagaatggacgcccatcgacccaaaggccgtgtatgaagaactcgggaagctagtaaaggtagagccaccctggacaaagataaaacagacacacgcagagagcttcactgaattctgtgacaggctccagcgggccattgcagagtcagacttgccccctgaggcccagggtccggtcatgatggagtgcctctggcagcagagtgacgccatgacgcaggacatcctgaaaacgatccctaaaggaacaccactttcggttgtcatctgcacggtactgcaaaaacagaatcagggaacagcagcagcgcaggctcttgtcacggcggtggaccagatgagaaagggaccacagcgttgcttctcttgtggatatcacagggaagagg ggcgacgccagatgggatgctgctgcatggctgcattgatgtttatcgccggcttcatgattccggggaccgcagagtcatactggaggagatga